The genomic interval TGAGGGAAATTGGATTCTCTTAGCACTGCTGTGGTCCTTATGAAGTTTCCTTCACATCTTAGTGGTTAGGAAAAGAATAAggatgtcatttatttttcttcttgctCTGCCTGAAAATCATTAATTGCtatatttttcattaaaaatatcaggacaaaaagaaaatggtggAAAATCCAATGTGACAATTGGATGGTCTTGAGAGTTTGCAGAGCATGTACCACTTCAACAACTACTGTGGTCGATATGACTGGTGGCAAGTTTTATCCAAATCTCAACGACAGTATTTAAAGCTAGGTGGgtaaagtgttttgtgtttcaaaaCTTTTTTTAGTTATATCTGTTGATATTctctttacatcccgacagcaTTCCATAAATCAACCTACCTGCACACTCATTGCTGGTCCCTggagtcttccacaagctgcCAGCTTGACAGGTGCGAGcactaacaatagccatgttcgttgtttacgttcataatgatCCTTTTGGGGGAGGGGCTTTGGAGGGAGTCCTGGAGAGacgggctgtcagtgttgccaacttggcgacTTATTGCTAGATTTAGAAACTTTTAGAGCTAGTTCTGCTCGCTACTTTTactggaaaagagttggcaacactgggcTGGGTTTTTAAATCTAGTTTTCTCTTGCTGGTTGCTCCAATGTTACCTACCCAAGCATTGAACAATAAGGTTGGTGAATATTCtacatgttttcaaatgaacGAAAgcccaaaaccaacaatgaactgtgtgtagtgaatcaACGCCTGCTATTTCCTCTGtaccatagagctccattgttgtccaataatggataaaacacatcaatgagccacattgttgcactgggtgacgtGTTTcgtcattaccatgaacacacactttagtttattttgactcaatcccacacacaccgtcctgctgccacaaatactcacgAAAGCAGGGGTTCTCAAACCTTTGTAACTTAAGGTCCACTTCTGAttgttaaaacatttcagaGGACCACCTTtccaaataaatgacaaaaaaactaaacatgacaaaaaaagagatataaatagaatagaatataaatattctaCTTAGCTTCAGTGAGACACTTGGGAGAGAGTCTCTGGAGCCTCTGTGGTGTTAGCACCTCATTTGACAGGATTTCTCCACATTCAAAACACTGCTTTTGGCTCAGTATCATTGCCTGCCATTATTAAtccaaatgtaatgtattcagGATCATATTTCCTCAGCACACGCTTTGGAGCTTTTAGTGGGTCGTCTCCCACATCACTTTTTTGTTTCACAAACTGAGAATAGCTGCACTAGAGcactaaatgtgtattaatccacagctgaaaatagtccccaacaaatgcactatttcttcctgtttgagtGAAGTTACCTGAGCACTACAGTGTCCAGCTGTTAAACCAAATATTTGGGTTTAGGGCTGAGTTTAGAGATGTGACTGACCTGTGTGATGGCAGGCGAGTGTGTCATTCCCAGAGAGTGTCCACTGAGCTGCTGGTGCTGATGgtgctgatgatgctgatggTGCTGATGGTGTGGACTGTGCAGCCCCCCCAGGTGTGCCTGGCTGTGCAGGGGAGGGCTGACCTGGAGAGGAGGGCTGGATGCCGCCGCCATGCTGCCAAGGGACAGACCTCCCTGATGGGGGACGCTGGGCCGTGGCACAGTCCCTCTGGAGGACAGAGCCTGGAGCTGGGGGTGGATCTGGGTGTGAGGAGGGGGAAGGTGCGGGCTGAGGCCAGGGCTGGAGGCATGGGAAGGGTGCGACTGGTGAGGGTACGGCATGTACATGTTCGGGTGCTGGTGGGAAGGTAGAGAGTGAGGGTGAGgatgagagtgagagtgagggtgagggtgagggtgggGGTGAGGGTGGGGGTGTTGGTGGGGGTGGGGATGGTGTTGGGGGTGGGCCAGTGAGCTGGAGGAATGGTGTTGGCTTGGGTGAACAGGGTAGACCGAAGGTTTGGGTGTAAACATtgaggtagaggaagaggaaggtagGGAGGAAGAGTGGGGCAGCTTCATTTCAGATGGGTCATTGTAACTCTggagaacaagaagaaaacataacaGAAAATCAGTTTGCAGGTTTCAGATTGACCCATTTACACTCAAAGGCCAAGAACTTGAattatcactgtgtgtgtgtgtgtgtgtgtgtgtgtgtgtgtgtgtgtgtgtgtgtgtgtgtgtgtgtgtgtgtgtgtgtgtgtgtgtgtgtagtaccTGTGAGACCAGACTGGCTCTGTAGGCTGCCAGTTGTTTCAGATACTCCTTCTTAGCCGTCTCTGTCCTCTTCTTGTACtcctgaaacaaacacatttgactGTCAACCTCTATGGCAATATCTGTTCATTATCAGTAcattatttgtaaataaataatatttgtatttagtgAACTGCAACAACGTGCTGTGAGAATTGTGGctgcattaaatataatgtgCTCCATAGTATTTCCCACAGCTGATACAGTTTATTGCGGTAACACATTACCACAATAATGAATTCCCAAGTCACCTACTAAAACTCTTCTCTGAATCTGAACTTTTTCAAATTCAGTTGACATGCCACTTCTGGCAATTTTGCGAGCCCAGCAGTCTCAGTTTTCTCAGTATTGTTAGAGCTCATGTTTCCCTGCAGAACTGTTGAGTCCTGTCACAAAAACAATGTAGCTACTCGCTGTCACTCTCAGTCCTGCTTTATGCTTTTACTGAAGAGGAtaaacatgttgtttatttctttctttcatcatcTGCCATTGCCAAAATTCAGAAATTACAGTCTAGAGCCATGCTAGAATTCTTTGGGAGGCTGTATTTAGGCACAGGGAggtttagcaggtgtaatgtttgtCATGAACATGGAAATCATCATCAAATCAACTttttatcgtcacacatgtacacagcacacactgtgAATCcaatcctagtattaggagcagtgggcagctactacTATTTGTGTGTTACTATATGTCACTTTTTACAATTAGTGAATGATTAGTTATtgttataaatacataataaccATATTTATAAGTTTTCTTAAGATGAGACTACCAAGAACAGTGGTGGGTTAACAAAAGGTGCATAAACTTGCTAAATAAAAGACGGAGGAGCTACCTGTTTCTGTTCCTCTCCCAGGCCGTCCCACATGGAGGCCACGATCTTTGACACCTCCCCAAAGGTGGCGTTAGGGTTCTGGGCCTTGATGTTGGCTTGGGTGTCCCTGAAGAACAAGGCGTAGGCAGATACTGGCTTCACTGGCTCATTGGGGTCCTTGCGCTTTTTCTTCTTTGGTGTTTTGGGTTTCTTGGCGATGTCCACTGTTGCTGGCCTCTTCTCTGCTCCACCGCCCAgctgagaggagaaggaggaggttgAGTTAACACAGGTAGGTATGGTAAGGATGAACGTATGGATGCACACAGGGATGGATGGAGTATagcaaaaatgtacaaagatACTAAAATGCTTGGTAGTTTGAGTGCTGTGTAGTAAACTgataatatcatttaaaaactataattcttttaaagggacagtgcgTAGGATTTGGCGTCATCTAGCTGAACTGAATACCCCTcagctcacccctccctttacaaAACCGTAGTAACAACGTGGTATCTTCCAGGACCTTTGCCTTGCTCAGTGGCCATTCTTAGCATACTGCTACTCTCGGAGCTATGAAATTTAGGCGACGGCTGGCGGTACTGAAGTTTTACCAGCTTGTCGGAGAACTATGGTGTCCTTCAAGTAACGTAAAAAAGCGTTTCCAgcgttttgtttgtctgttctgagCTACCgtagaaacatggtggtgtAACATGGCGGACCCTGAGGAAAAGGACCCACTTTTTGTTACATGCCCTGTAGCTCACAAGAGCTCGCACTCGACTCTGTCCCCCTCCTCGGCCCTCAGCAATACAGACGCCAAATGTGAAGTAAATCGGATGAACGGTTattgagaaaatgaaaagacCGACATGCAGACAAAGACTCCTTCTATTGTAAGTAGATTCACACCTCAAGTCGTGTCTTTGATGACTCTCACATGACTGATGTGACCTCAACCTTTTCTTGTTTGATGTCAAGCTATGACTCAATCAATGAGATCAGATATGGGGAAACTCCTCAGCAGTCTAACAGCTGAATCTGAGATTAGTTACAAATCAGTTAAACATCATCAAGACTACACACAGTGTATATCGGCACCATAGCAAAAGCAACAGTCTGTCAGTGTCTACACTAAATTCTTTCAGTTTCAAAATATTGTAACCACTcgtaatcaaatacaaaataaatgcagtggcATGTAAGTAATTTATTGGGGAAACATTGTTTGGAGGCCAACCAAGTGAAGTGAAAGTGATTACCTAATCATTTTATAGAATGTTTTCTCAAACCAACcatgtcaaataaaatacagacactGAATTACCAATTAATGAATTCCAATTACATGCTAGATAATCTTTTAGTCAGTGCACAGCAGTTCAGCTGAGTAAGCGGGAATGTAAAATATGTCTACAGACAAGAATATGAAGAAGAATATAATTTCCAATCATAATAATGaatgataaatacattttggaaatCAACAGCTGCTAATAActcaaattaaataattgtcTTTGAACTTTGTCGCTATTTCCCCCTGAAATTGGTGCCAAATTACAGTTTTCAACAGGAAACTTTCAAGAAGTGATAAGGAAATAACAGATTTGTATTGATTAAAATAGAAAGGTTCAGCTGCCTTTGACTTAATGCAACTAGATATCCATGTCCTGGATGACTGAGACATGCTTTATATACATTAGTCATAGGACGTTGAATGTATTGTTGACTATTCTTAGTGTACTGTATCCCTCTAGCCAGCTACAGCAGCTTAATTTACCTCCACCACTCATGTTTTATAGCTATGTAATACATGCTGAAATATAGCTCCGCTTGCTATCGGAGCTCAAAAAGGAATGCAGCAAAAACGCCATCTTGATGAATCATCTATGAAAGACATTCTGTATTTCTCAACCTTTACAACATGATATCAAGCAGAGCACAGTTCTATGAGCCAGAGTTCACTGCTgaagaaatgaaacaaagtgCAGCAGATGCTTCATTGTGCtaactgttgttgttgctgactGAGAAGATAAAGAGTGAGACGTGAATGCTAGTATCCGTGCTCTAGTTGCCCATCAATagcaacattgttttcattgtggaCTACTAGACCTCATTGGACTTAGTTCtgagcttttaaaaatatatattttttgaaacAAAAAATCTGAAGAGAACAATAaagtagggctgggcaataatTCAGTTTAATGGGATTAACAAACTGGAAACCTTCCAGTCACAAGCTTCTCCAACCTTTAAAGCTCCATTACCTCTGCAAAAGAGAACATACTCTGTACTTCTCATAAGTATTTAATGCACACAGGAAAAGACAGATATAGATTCTACCGTGTGGTTATTTCATGTAGACATGAAGTGACCTATATCTGGATAGAAGAGTTTGAACATATCGTCCAGCCTGATAATACAGCAGTTGATGATGGGTGTTTCTGTAgcaaaaaaaaattaatcttaAAGGTTAAAGCCCCTAAAAACTGTGTTTCAAATATTGCGTTTTTCTTCATAACattcaatatttcaatataaCACTAAACCTCAAAtaatctgcttcatcaggacAGTGGATGTGGTatgatttgattgacagtagCCTGTCATCAGATTTAGATTGAACTGTTACTAAATTCTGATGCATGGAAGGATGTGACATAACCTTTTTCCAACTGAGCCCCTCCTACTTCAAACCAATGAGAAGACAGATACAGAAAGTTGAGTTGACatgatttgtgttttcatgtagGATCCCCTTAGTTATAGGGATACGTGATGAAATAACAACGTGTGGGCCTTTAAATGACCAATgttaaaaagtgttttgctAAATATAGAATCTTTTTATGATTGCTAAAGATAGTAGTTGGTATAATTGAAATATATGCGTATATGAGTAACAGCTAATACTACAGCCATTGTTTAGATGTGTAGGAGTATATTTTAAAAGGTATAAGCAATgtcttttgctttcttttgcTCTATTCCCTGTCCTTCCTGAAGGAAGAACTACCTGCATACTTGCATATAATGTTGCCAATATACAAGTCATTCCTAAGCAATGAGAATGAAAAagttaataaatattattcagGTGTACAGTAATGGTTTAATTTCCCCAGAATATGACCGGGTCGGGTTGGTGGAGAGTGTTGCAGTGTGAGATATACCCAACGGTGAGGGAGCTGATTTCCATCTAGTTGATATGCAGGGAGAACGGCTCTATTATGACACATAACATAACAACTATCCcctgtctacacacacacacgcacagacacacacacacacacacagacacagacacacacacacacacacacacacacacacacacacacacacacacacacacacacacacagcggttGAGCCCAGCGAGTTCTGACTCAGAAACAGGAGATACAGTGTCTtcgtgtgtttctttgttttgttttaccctGAGTCCGTCATCATTCTCGTCCTCATGAGCTGAACTGGAGGGAGATGGTGTGGCCGATTTACTTCCAGGGGGTGAAGGAGAATGATGGGTAACAGAGTTCCCACTCAGCCCCAGCTGGGATTGGTTGATGGTGGACAACTGACTTTGCTGGCTCATGCCTGATTGGCTCCTGGGTCCGAGCGCAGCTTCGATTGGCTGTTGGCTGCTTGTGAACCGAGAGTCAGAGTTCACCATCTGCTGCATCTGTGCAAAGACAACACGTCATAATGACAGTTAGTAAATGAAGGGGGGTGGTTTTTTGCAA from Cottoperca gobio chromosome 17, fCotGob3.1, whole genome shotgun sequence carries:
- the tox gene encoding thymocyte selection-associated high mobility group box protein TOX, yielding MDVTVYPPPPQSLAASDHTRLGQLSYPDPGFGTNKLDGDTMFLGMPEAGLDFASTNQFRVPQPPHPLSKVTPSNQPSQHWRRDTHMADTHRLPWSYSVGGLGDEDFNIPPITPPTLPEHMLHPHLPHDSRSGPYHPMDPPSSSAPHHPYQLQGMDLPGMPGGQDGSAMLNQDGGTFSPDGGPMTSTLSVMQQMVNSDSRFTSSQQPIEAALGPRSQSGMSQQSQLSTINQSQLGLSGNSVTHHSPSPPGSKSATPSPSSSAHEDENDDGLRLGGGAEKRPATVDIAKKPKTPKKKKRKDPNEPVKPVSAYALFFRDTQANIKAQNPNATFGEVSKIVASMWDGLGEEQKQEYKKRTETAKKEYLKQLAAYRASLVSQSYNDPSEMKLPHSSSLPSSSSTSMFTPKPSVYPVHPSQHHSSSSLAHPQHHPHPHQHPHPHPHPHPHPHSHSHPHPHSLPSHQHPNMYMPYPHQSHPSHASSPGLSPHLPPPHTQIHPQLQALSSRGTVPRPSVPHQGGLSLGSMAAASSPPLQVSPPLHSQAHLGGLHSPHHQHHQHHQHHQHQQLSGHSLGMTHSPAITQGYHPSLHSDYQQLGGGMLNGGAVMSSSVDYHQLGRHTQNHHPSLDWSTDYHGNGGLQRDKPLYLS